In Bacteroidota bacterium, the genomic stretch GCCGAAAACAGCAGCCAATGCAATAGTTGCAGCAACCGAACTAGTGAAAACTAAATTTCTGACATTCCTTTTGAATCTAGATGCCATTAGTGGGTAGGGCTGATCAAGTTCAAGATGTGATTTTTGTAACTGTTTTTTGATTTTTTTTACCTTCACATACTGATTAAGGCTTTCAATTAGTTCCTGCTGTTCTTTAACCTCTGAAGCGAATTCAGCATTAGCCAACATTTTTTTATTGAATTCAACCAACTCTGTTTTACTGAGTTCGTCTCGTAAATAGCGATCAATAATTTCCTGATTATGAATATTTTTTTCCATATCTCTGGCTTAATCTTTCTGCATTGTTTTTTTCTCTTTTGAGAAGTAAAGCTTTTTTAATCTCTGTAAGCATTTATACTTCTGATTTTTTGCATTATCAGAATTTGTATAGCCCATCATTTCTGCTATTTCGGTCATGCTTACTTTATTAATATAAAACTCTTTGAGAATACTGCTGCATGGTTCCCCTAATTCATTCAGGCAGGAATTCATTAATTTCAGTTTCTTCTCTTTTTCTAGAATTTTAAGTTCTTCACTTTCTTCAATTTCAATTACTTCTTCAAAATCATTTATATTTCCAACTATCTTATATTTATGTTTTAATTCATTTAACCATAATCTGCGGGCAACTGAATATAAATATGTTTTTATTTTACATTCCAGTGAAAAATCACTGGAAGTAATGTTGTTGTAAAAAATAATGATTGCTTCCTGGTAAATATCTTTTGCTTCTTGTGATGAACCACTATTGTTCACTATTAAATTGAAAATCATAGCGTAATGCGTTTTGTAAAGCGCATCCATAGCTTGATTTTCATTGTTTAAAATCCCTTTTATTATTTCTTCATCAGAAAAATAGGATATTTTACCCATTAAGAATCTACTTTTAATATGTGAATAAAGAAAAAGTAACCCATCTTATCATCCTTTTTTAGTCATTGCAATAATACTCATAATGGCTAAATTCAAGAAAATTATTTTTTTAGGTTACCTTTTCGAAAAAATTCTATTAAGTTTGATTTAGAAATTCTAAAACCAAAAAATCAGAACAATGAAAAAAACATTAAGTTTATTAGCCATGGGCTTTTTCCTCTTTGGATTCGTAGCTTGTAACAATGAAACAGCTGACGAAGCTGAAGTAGAAGCAACTGAAGAAGTAGCAGAAGAAGTAGCAGTAGAAGAAGTAGAAGCTGTAGAAGAAGTAGCCGTAGAAGCTATCGAAGAAGCAGTTGTAGAAGAAGAAGTAATGGAAGAAGAAGTAGTAGAAGGTTGCTAAAACATTTTTTACTATTAAAAATTAACCCCGATTATGTCGGGGTTTTTTTTTAGTGTTTTTGTCTACTCTTTATTTCAGCCAGTAGTGCTTTTTTGAATCGAAGTTCTGCTCTTGGAATTCGAATTATTTTTTTGACAGCAAGGATAGTTTTTAGCTTAATCATGTATTCCTTTTCCAAGTCAACTTGATTTTGTTTGTAAAGCAAATAAGCGTTCAATATTTCTTCAGCATCTTGTTCAGAAATCTCTCCTTTTCCTCTAAATGATTTATTCTTTATTTTTTGTTGCTCTTTCATCTCACTAAGTTTAGCATCGTACTGATTATAAATGGGCCAGAACTTTTGAGCTTCAGTAGCACTAAGATTCAATTCTTCAGTGAAAATGGCAATTTTAAGTGATTGAATTCTTTCGTTAGCCTGAGCATTTGATTTTAACATACTCCCTAGTATAGCTATTATAACTAATAATGTTGTTTTTCTCATGTTATTGTATTTATTTAAACGCTTGTTTGCAATGGATTCTTAAAAAGCATTATTATCGAGATTCAACTGAAATGATTAATTTTCCTGATTTCATAACTCGTCTATCAATAGCGATTCATCAATATAATCCAAGTCTTCAATTTCAATAATATTCATCATATTATTTTC encodes the following:
- a CDS encoding sigma-70 family RNA polymerase sigma factor; the protein is MGKISYFSDEEIIKGILNNENQAMDALYKTHYAMIFNLIVNNSGSSQEAKDIYQEAIIIFYNNITSSDFSLECKIKTYLYSVARRLWLNELKHKYKIVGNINDFEEVIEIEESEELKILEKEKKLKLMNSCLNELGEPCSSILKEFYINKVSMTEIAEMMGYTNSDNAKNQKYKCLQRLKKLYFSKEKKTMQKD